GCTTATGGACGGCACCTGTGAAGTGCGCTTGACTGGTCGCACCGCGATTATGCCCCCACATCGCCAACTGGACCCGCCCATGACGCCCCCCATCACTTCGACCGATCAAGAGACACTGGCGAGACGCATCGCCCAAGGGCGGGGGGATGAGCCGGCCGATCTGGTGCTCGCAGGCGGTGTGGTCTTTGACCTCATAACCGGGGGGATGATCGAGGGCGATGTGGCCATTTGCAGCGACACCATTGTCGGTATCGGGGAGGATTACACGGGCCGCGAGCGGGTTGATGTTTCAGGCTTGACACTCGTGCCCGGATTTATCGACACGCACCTGCATATCGAATCGAGCCTCGTCACACCGTTCGAATTCGACCGTTGCGTCACCCCGCGCGGGATCACCACCGCGATTTGCGATCCGCACGAGGTATCGAACGTGATCGGGCTTGAGGGCATCCGCTATTTTCAAGAGGCATCGGCCCACATGCTGCTGGACCTCAAGGTGCAGCTGTCGGCCTGTGTGCCTTCAAGCCACATGGAAACGTCCGGCGCGCGGCTCCTTGCAGACGATCTGGCACCGTTTATGGACCACCCGTCGAACATCGGCCTTGCCGAGTTCATGAACTATCCCGGCGTGATCCACCGTGATCCTGAATGCCTCGATAAACTAGCCCTGTTTGCCGGGGGCCACATCGATGGCCATTGCCCGCTTCTGTCCGGCAAGGACCTCAATGCCTACCTCGCCGCTGGCATATCGACCGAACATGAAGCGACAAAAGCTGACGAGGCGCGCGAAAAGCTGCAGAAAGGCATGCGCGTCCTGATCCGCGAGGGCTCCTGCTCGAAGGATCTGCACGCGTTGCAACCTCTGCTCAATGATCTGACGGCACCCTACATGTGCCTGTGCACTGACGACCGAAATCCGCTGGATATCGCGGAACACGGCCACCTTGATTTCATGATCCGAACTCTGATCGCGCTCGGCACCAGCCCGTTGGCGGCCTACCGCGCAGCGAGCCTTTCGGCCGCGAGCGCGTTCGGCTTGTCAGATCGCGGCCTGATCGCGCCTGGTAAACGCGCCGACATCGTCGCCGTGCGTACCCTTGAGGCGTGCGATGCACAGATGGTCTTTTGCGGTGGACGGCGGGTCAGCACGGAAGCCTTCGCATCACGTGGCTCCATCGAGCCAGTTGGACGACGCTCGGTGCAGGCATCGACAGTAACGGCCGATGGTTTCCGCGACACCAGCCAGATGGACCCAACGCCGGTCATCGGTATCCGTCCGGGCCAAATCCTCACCGATCATCTGAAAGAAGAAATTCCCCCACATAATGGCGACAAGCCGCCCGACGTTGCGCGCGATCTCCTCCGTATCTCGGTCATCGAACGGCACGGCAAGAACGGAAACATCGCCAACGGTTTCGTCAAGGGCTTCGGGCTAAGGGCAGGAGCAATCGCATCGACCGTCTGCCACGACCACCACAACATCGTCGCGATTGGCGCGAACTATGCCGATATGGCAGTCGCTGCGAACAGGCTGACCGCGCTCGAAGGCGGGTTCGTCGTGGTCCAGGATGGCACAATTCTGGCCGAAATGGCCTTGCCGGTGGCCGGTCTGATGAGCCTGAAACCCTTCGAGACGGTGAAAACCGAGCTTGAGAAGCTCCGGTCGGCGGCGCGGGCCCTGGGGGTTACGCTGGAGGAGCCTTTTCTGCAGCTGGCATTCCTTGCGCTGCCGGTCATCCCCTCCCTCAAGATCACCGACCATGGCGTGGTGGACGTCGAGGCTTTCAAGGTCATCGACCGGGGATAAGCCCTCGCCTTTTCCACGCCTGTGCAGACGGCCTTAGCTTCGCCGCCGATTTTGCGATCTCAGGAGGCGTTCATGGCCAGCACCCATCATCTCGCACTGCCCTATCTGGCTGCCGGTCAAGCCACAAAGCATCTGACGCATAACGAAGCTCTCAAAGCGCTCGATACGATCGTGCAACTTGCTGTCGAGAGCCGAACCACCGCATCGCCTCCAGCGAGCCCGACGGAAGGCTCCCGGTACATTGTGCCCGGCGGCGCGGCTGACGCATTTGCGGGGCAAGATGGTCAGTTGGCCGCTTTCTCCGACGCATCTTGGGCGTTTCATGCGCCAAAGGTGGGCTGGCTGGCCTGGGTTGCGGATGAGACGCAGGCGGTCATCTTCGACGGCACGACTTGGGTTGGGATCACACCGGCTCTGCTCGACCAGTTGGGGATTGGGACAAGCGCCGACACCACCAACCGTCTCGCCGTCGCCAGCGATGCTGTGCTGATGACGGCTGCGACCGCGGACATGCAGTTGAAATTCAACAAAGCCTCAACGGCGGACACGGCGACGCTACTCTTTCAGTCAGGCTGGACCGGCAAGGCAGAAGTCGGCCTCGCGGGCAACGATGATCTGTCGTTCAAGGTCGAAGCGGGTGGCGCATGGGCGACAGCATTGGCCGCCGACGGAGCGACCGGCAATGTCGCTATCGGCCATGCATCACCATCGTGCGCACTTGACGTTGCTGGCCCGGTGCGGGTTGGCCAGTACACTGTTGCAACCCTGCCAAGTGCCTCTGCGAGCGGTGCGGGAGCAATAGCGCATGTATCGGACAAGAATGGATCACCCGCGCTTGCAGTGTCCGACGGCAGCGTGTGGCTTTTCACCGCGCTGACGGCGTAGACCGAACGCTGATCCCCGCCTCGATGCCTGCAAGGCGAAGCCGACCGGTAACCGTGCCCGAATTTTGACGTACACAGGCACGAAGGATCGGGTTAAGACCTTGCTAACCATATCGGTGAGCGCTCAACGACGCCTCTCCGGCACTGTTCTGCGTAGGGATGGGGATCCATGGCGGAAGCCTTACGGCGCGGCGTCAGCCGGCTCGAAACGACAACCAAGCTGACGCTTGCGATTTTGGCGCTGGCGAGCGGCGTCTACACGTATCTGGGGGTCCGCGGCCTGCTGCAGGGGATCGGGCCCGTCGTCTTTTTTGGCGCGCTCATCTACTCGACTGCGGTCTCAATCGGGATCTACGCTTTCTGGTCTTACCTGATCCAGTTTACACCGCACATCCGGCACGCCTCCGATCGCCGAACGATGATCATCGCGATGGCCGTCGGCTCGATGATGATCGTGGCGATGTCATCTTGGCTGAACGCGGCTGCGCTGGCCGGCGGTGCGGCTATCGAACAGCATCTGGCGCAAACGACCGAAGAGTATCAGGCGCGCTTGTCCGAAGCGCACGAGACATCGCTCGCCGCGCAGGGACTGCTCCCCGATATTCAGCTTGCCTCGGAGCGTTTCCGCAGGCTGGCTCGGGAAGAGTTGGCGACGGGCTCGCTTACCGGCACGTCCGGCTCGGGAACAGTTGTGCAGCTTCTCAATCAGATGGCCGGTCAGCTTGAGGGACTAGCAACCGAAGTGCGCGCGTCTCGCGTTGAATCGGATGCGCTGTTTGAGCAAGGCGGGCAGTATCTCGGTGAAATGCGCCGGATCGTGACTGCAGCGGGGCCGATTGAACCGCGCGCCATCGCGTTCGCAGAAGAAGCCGTCGTTCTTACCGGCATCATCAACGCGCTGTCCGAGACCAGCATTGCGCCTGCGGTCAAGCGCGCGGCGGAAGACCTCAGCGCAGCGTTCGTTGCGCCGGAAGTCGACGGTAACAGCGCCGATCTCGCTTCAAGGCAGGCGGCAATCGTTGAACGGGTGGAAAGCGCAATTGGCGTGCAGTCAAATGCACTGGCGGGCGCGGCAGACGCGATCCTCCTCCGGGAGCCGGTACAACCTGTCCGGTTTGTCCCACTATCGACACCCGAAGCGGTGCTGCAGTATGCGAGCGATTTTCTACCCTCCTGGGCCGGAGCGATCTCAATCGATTTGTTGCCAGCCGTCCTGATCCTCATTCTTGCGGGTGTGCACTCAGCCATTCGCCGCGAAGAAGGGGCTGAGCTTGATGCGCACCACGTGACGGTGGCGGAAATGAACCAGGCTTTGAAGCTGTACCAGGCCATGCAGCCATCGTTTCAGCAGACGGCGCGACCAGCTGCTCAGGAACCCGATGAAATCGCCATGCCGCCTCAACCGGCCGCACCCCAGCCTGTACGCGCAGAAGCCGATCCGGACAGCGGCGGCACCGAACAACACGGCGCAGATGTCACGACCTTGCCGACGGCCAAGCGGGACCGCTGACGGTGAACGAAACGGTCGAAACTAATGATAATCAGGCCACCGAGCGCGATGGTTTCGCCACTTCGGATTGGGTTCTGGGATTGTTGTTCGCCGCGCTGGTCGGCGGGTCGGTCGCGGCTTTGACTTATGATTTCCGCACCTTGTCTGCACAGTCCGCTCAATTCTCACCCGACACGCCAGCGCGCCTCGCGCCAGCCGCTCCGCCGGTGCCAGGCCGAGAAGATCAGCTTCGTCGCTACAGTCCTGGGTCATCGCCGAGCCGCCAACCAGTCCGGTCTACAGACCTCCCCGGCTTTCAAGGGGACCCGCAAGAGGCACTGGGACAAGCGATGCGCTTTTTCTCAGATGGCGACGGCAGCGCGACTGGTATCGGGCGTATTACGCTAACGACCTATGATGATTTTGAAGCGTTCATCGACGCCAACGCGGATGTCGCTCTCATCGTCTTTCAGTCCCCCGGCGGCAGCGTTCGCGATGCGATCGGCGTTGCTCTGGGTATTCGCGAGCGCGACATCGCGACCGAAATTGTCGCCAACGGCTATTGTGCATCGTCCTGCCCCCTCGCCTTCTCCGGAGGGATTGAGCGTGTCATTGATGAAACAGCAAACCTCGGTGTCCACCAGGTTTTCACGCCCGATGCGACCGTCGGCACCGTCCAGGACGGCATGCAGGGCGCGCAATTTATCTCATCGCAGGCGCAACAGCTTCTCGACGATATGGGCGTTGATCCACGCGCTTGGATCGAGGCGATGGCAACACCGCCCGAGCAGCTTTATGTGTTCAGTGACGAGGAACTTGACGAGCTGAATTGGCGCACAAGCAGTGGGGAGGCTGGCAGCTAGGCTTTGAGCGCCTTTGCATGGTGGGCGATGTGGTCGCCCATAGAGCTTGCGATGAAATAGTAGGAATGGTCATAGCCCGGCTGCATGCGCAGCGTGACCGCCTGACCGGCTTCCGCGCAAGCCTCGGCAAACAGGTCGGGCCGGAGCTGTTCATCGAGAAAACCATCCGCGTCGCCCTGATCGATGAGAATGTGTGCATCGGTCCGCTGCCGCCTGACCAACTGTGTTGCGTCGTGCGCCGACCATTCCGCGCCTTCTCCAAGATAGGCAGAAAACGCCTTCCGGCCCCATGGAACATGGGTGGGGGCGACAATCGGCGCAAAGGCACTGACGCTTACGTAAGAGTCAGGATATTTGAGGTGTAACGTCAGCGCGCCGTGCCCGCCCATGGAATGGCCGAAGATGCCCTGTCGCGAGAGATCGGCGGCGGGAAACTCGGCCCTGATCAGCGCCGGAAGCTCCCGCGTGATATACGTTTCCATCTGGAAATGCGTCGCCCAAGGCACCTGCGTCGCATCAATGTAGAATCCAGCGCCCTGCCCCAGATCGTAGGCCTCGTCATCAGCAACGCCTTCGCCGCGCGGCGAGGTGTCCGGGCAAATAATCATCAGGCCATGCTCGGCGGCGTAGCGCTGGTATCCGCCCTTTTCGGTTACATTCGACCAGTTACAGGTGAGCCCCGATAGATACCACAGCACCGGAACCGGCCCCTCCGCCGCCTGCGGCGGCGTGTAGACCGCAAATCGCATGATGCAATTGCAGGCTTTTGAGGCGTGATCATAAACCTCGACGGTACCGCCGAACGACGCGAAGGATTGAACCGGCGACAGGTCGATCAATACAGCACCACCGAGCGAATACTCTCGCCTGCGTGCATCAGGTCGAAGCCCTTATTTATATCGTCGAGCGGCATGGTGTGGGTGATGAGGCTATCGATATCGATCCGACCCTCCATGTACATGTCGACGATTCCGGGCACGTCCGTGCGGCCCCTCGCACCGCCGAAGGCCGAACCGCGCCAGACACGCCCGGTGACCAGTTGGAACGGCCGGGTCTGGATCTCAGCGCCCGCTGGTGCCACGCCGATGATGATGCTCTCACCCCATCCCTTGTGCGCGCACTCCAGCGCCGCGCGCATGACTTCAACGTTGCCGATGCATTCGAACGAGTAGTCAGCCCCGCCTTCTGTAAGCTCAACGAGATGGCCGACCAGATCGCTATTGATCTCGTTGGGATTGACATAATCGGTCATGCCGAACTGCTCGGCGATGGCCTGCTTTGAGGGGTTCGTGTCGACGCCAACGATCTGGCGCGCGCCAATGAGGCGCAACCCTTGGATCACGTTTAGTCCAATGCCGCCCAGGCCAAAGACGACGGCGCGGCTGCCTGGCTCCACCTTTGCGGTGAACATGACCGCGCCGATGCCCGTGGTCACGCCGCAGCCGATGTAGCAGATCTTGTCGAACGGCGCGTCATTGCGAACCTTCGCCAGCGCGATTTCGGGCAGAACCGTGTAGTTCGAGAATGTCGAGCAGCCCATGTAGTGCAGGAGCTTCTCGCCTTTGTAGGAGAAGCGGCTCGTACCATCGGGCATAACGCCTTGCCCCTGGGTCGCGCGAACTTTCTGGCAAAGGTTCGTTTTGGGGTGCAGGCAGTAGTCGCACTCGCGGCACTCGGGCGTGTACAGCGGGATGACATGGTCGCCGACCTGAACGGACGTCACGCCCTGTCCGACTTCCTGAACGATCCCCGCGCCCTCGTGGCCCAGAATAGCCGGGAAGGCCCCCTCGGGGTCCGCGCCAGACAGGGTGAACTCATCTGTGTGGCAAATCCCGGTTGCCTTGATCTCGACAAGGACCTCGCCTGCCTTGGGACCCTCAAGATCGACTTCAATGACCTCTAGCGGCTTTCCCGCCTCGAACGCTACGGCTGCGCGCGTTTTCATGGTCCATCCCCCCGATTTTATTGTTGTGGACTGTTTTCCCCATGGCTAACGCCGCATACGGCCTCGCGCAAGCGCCGTGCTGTGCAATCAAGCTTTCTGATTGACGTACCTCAGAAAAGCAGCCTAGGTTCGCCGCCCTAGGGAGAGGTCGGGGCAGAGCGAACCGACTTTCAAGTCTGAGCGAGATAATGGGAAAACCCACCGTTCATGACATCGCACACGAAGCGGGGGTGAGCCTTGCCACCGTTGATCGTGTACTCAACGACCGCCCGGGCGTGCGGCAGCCAACCGCTTTGCGAGTTCACAACGCAATCGAAAAGCTCGGCTATGTTCGCGACGTGCATGCGGCAAACCTTGCGCGCGGTCGGCAATATCGCTTCGCGTTTGTTCTCCCCGACAGCAAGACTCAGTTTCTGGGTGCGTTACGCGATGCCATAGCGGAGGCATCGGAAGGGCTGCGCATCGATCGGGCTGAACTGCGGATCGTTGAGGTCCCTCTGAACGACTCGGCCATCATGCGGCGATCGCTTGAGGCGATCATGGACGATGGGCTCGACGGTATCGCGATCATGGCGAACGAGACGCCGGTTGTGCGCGATATGATCGCCCACCTAAAAGGACAGGGGATCGCGGTCGCCACGCTGGTCACCGACCAACCAAACGCCGAGCGCGACCATTTTGTCGGCATC
The Pseudomonadota bacterium genome window above contains:
- a CDS encoding S-(hydroxymethyl)glutathione dehydrogenase/class III alcohol dehydrogenase, producing the protein MKTRAAVAFEAGKPLEVIEVDLEGPKAGEVLVEIKATGICHTDEFTLSGADPEGAFPAILGHEGAGIVQEVGQGVTSVQVGDHVIPLYTPECRECDYCLHPKTNLCQKVRATQGQGVMPDGTSRFSYKGEKLLHYMGCSTFSNYTVLPEIALAKVRNDAPFDKICYIGCGVTTGIGAVMFTAKVEPGSRAVVFGLGGIGLNVIQGLRLIGARQIVGVDTNPSKQAIAEQFGMTDYVNPNEINSDLVGHLVELTEGGADYSFECIGNVEVMRAALECAHKGWGESIIIGVAPAGAEIQTRPFQLVTGRVWRGSAFGGARGRTDVPGIVDMYMEGRIDIDSLITHTMPLDDINKGFDLMHAGESIRSVVLY
- the fghA gene encoding S-formylglutathione hydrolase, whose translation is MSPVQSFASFGGTVEVYDHASKACNCIMRFAVYTPPQAAEGPVPVLWYLSGLTCNWSNVTEKGGYQRYAAEHGLMIICPDTSPRGEGVADDEAYDLGQGAGFYIDATQVPWATHFQMETYITRELPALIRAEFPAADLSRQGIFGHSMGGHGALTLHLKYPDSYVSVSAFAPIVAPTHVPWGRKAFSAYLGEGAEWSAHDATQLVRRQRTDAHILIDQGDADGFLDEQLRPDLFAEACAEAGQAVTLRMQPGYDHSYYFIASSMGDHIAHHAKALKA
- a CDS encoding DUF2793 domain-containing protein, which gives rise to MASTHHLALPYLAAGQATKHLTHNEALKALDTIVQLAVESRTTASPPASPTEGSRYIVPGGAADAFAGQDGQLAAFSDASWAFHAPKVGWLAWVADETQAVIFDGTTWVGITPALLDQLGIGTSADTTNRLAVASDAVLMTAATADMQLKFNKASTADTATLLFQSGWTGKAEVGLAGNDDLSFKVEAGGAWATALAADGATGNVAIGHASPSCALDVAGPVRVGQYTVATLPSASASGAGAIAHVSDKNGSPALAVSDGSVWLFTALTA
- the ade gene encoding adenine deaminase; the encoded protein is MTPPITSTDQETLARRIAQGRGDEPADLVLAGGVVFDLITGGMIEGDVAICSDTIVGIGEDYTGRERVDVSGLTLVPGFIDTHLHIESSLVTPFEFDRCVTPRGITTAICDPHEVSNVIGLEGIRYFQEASAHMLLDLKVQLSACVPSSHMETSGARLLADDLAPFMDHPSNIGLAEFMNYPGVIHRDPECLDKLALFAGGHIDGHCPLLSGKDLNAYLAAGISTEHEATKADEAREKLQKGMRVLIREGSCSKDLHALQPLLNDLTAPYMCLCTDDRNPLDIAEHGHLDFMIRTLIALGTSPLAAYRAASLSAASAFGLSDRGLIAPGKRADIVAVRTLEACDAQMVFCGGRRVSTEAFASRGSIEPVGRRSVQASTVTADGFRDTSQMDPTPVIGIRPGQILTDHLKEEIPPHNGDKPPDVARDLLRISVIERHGKNGNIANGFVKGFGLRAGAIASTVCHDHHNIVAIGANYADMAVAANRLTALEGGFVVVQDGTILAEMALPVAGLMSLKPFETVKTELEKLRSAARALGVTLEEPFLQLAFLALPVIPSLKITDHGVVDVEAFKVIDRG